A part of Silurus meridionalis isolate SWU-2019-XX chromosome 18, ASM1480568v1, whole genome shotgun sequence genomic DNA contains:
- the cracr2ab gene encoding EF-hand calcium-binding domain-containing protein 4B isoform X1 yields the protein MSALLNQQAMKFGNKPELEMMKGLERRGSDLEPALLLEKINEFFQTCDSEGKGYITPTDMRRLSKELPLSAEELENVFDSLDLDGNGYLTLEEFSSGFSKFLQGRRMSQTADQLTGLSKDYPEVLYQNDPQDYEEEKHFNTLMESLGASKIFEDPSEVRTLWIQLRKDEPHLLYNFEDFLARVTSQIRLAQQEKREMESALKKKAATHNGEIQQLYEEMEQQIKNEKDKLSHKAFRSQDLQQQLSSKEQELECLFLTQRRLEQQCQELHTEHQESQLQNIKLKMTNEELSRKLEHTCHELSLAQEQLAKLQERGLRQQQEKDMEAYRITERLQREKQNLDNQLDLLREMNTQLRDEKDSLKCSNLLKKNILEQGQASISTAHSHRKQTTESSEADTEVTQHPSSNRKTSSYSSNQHSASEDEKIMRVAKHTTSADISTTENLDTSALDSRFHRLISIEEDPLPHLLEGEPYSLFKQMNEEEEAQIDLQMSPMYPSNMSMSFMIEGQPLGKEASPKSSVSTSHRLYKVILVGNSSVGKTALLHRFCDGHFNANTTATVGIDYSVQTLNLGDCHVVLQLWDTAGQERFRSITKQFFRKADGVVVVYDITQRVSFKAVQSWLVSIEETAGEQVPIMLLGNKSDKERMRQVETGEGKKLAKETRLLFYECSAYTGYNVQEAFIHLTRVLKEQEDRVRESTVKLGAQSVKNKSCCM from the exons ATGTCTGCACTCCTGAATCAACAGGCCATGAAATTCGGCAATAAACCTGAACTTGAAATGATGAAAGgtctggagagaaggggatCAGACTTGGAACCTGCTTTACTGCTGGAGAAGATTAATGAATTCTTCCAGACCTGTGACAGTGAAGGAAAGGGTTACATAACGCCCACTGATATGAGG AGGTTGAGCAAAGAATTACCACTCTCTGCAGAAGAACTGGAGAATGTCTTTGACTCATTAGACTTGGATGGAAATGGCTACCTTACTCTAGAAGAGTTCTCCTCGGGATTCA GCAAATTTCTGCAGGGACGTAGAATGAGCCAGACAGCTGATCAGCTCACAGGTCTGTCAAAGGACTATCCAGAAGTTCTATATCAGAACGATCCACAGgattatgaggaagaaaaacacTTCAACACACTGATGGAAAGCCTAGGCGCTAGCAAAATCTTTGAAGA TCCTAGTGAAGTGCGCACTCTGTGGATACAGCTAAGAAAAGACGAGCCTCATCTCTTGTATAACTTTGAGGATTTCCTGGCTCGAGTCACATCGCAGATCAGACTGGCCCAACAAGAAAAAAGGGAGATGGAAAGTGCCTTGAAAAA GAAAGCTGCAACACACAATGGTGAAATCCAGCAGTTGTACGAGGAAATGGAGCAACAGATAAAAAATGAGAAAGATAAACTGAGTCACAAG GCCTTCAGAAGTCAGGATCTGCAACAGCAGCTGAGCAGCAAAGAGCAAGAACTTGAGTGTCTTTTCCTTACACAGAGAAGG TTGGAGCAACAGTGTCAAGAGTTGCACACTGAACACCAGGAGAGTCAGTTGCAGAacataaaactgaaaatgacCAATGAGGAGCTCTCACGCAAGCTGGAACACACCTGTCATGAGCTTTCATTGGCACAGGAGCAATTGGCCAAACTGCAGGAGCGAGGCTTGAGACAGCAGCAAGAAAAAGATAT GGAGGCCTACAGAATCacagagagactgcagagaGAGAAGCAAAACCTAGATAATCAACTAGACCTGCTCAG AGAAATGAATACACAATTAAGAGATGAAAAAGACTCTTtg AAATGCAGcaatttgttgaaaaaaaacatccttgAACAGGGACAAGCCTCAATCTCTACTGCTCATTCTCACAGGAAGCAGACTACAGAAAG TAGTGAGGCTGATACAGAAGTGACTCAGCACCCTTCCAGCAACAGGAAGACCTCATCTTACAGCTCTAACCAGCACTCTGCCTCTGAAGATGAAAAGATAATGAGAGTTGCCAAGCATACTACGAGTGCAGATATCTCAACCACTGAGAACCTTGACACCAGTGCTCTGGATTCTCGATTCCACAGGCTTATTTCCATCGAGGAGGACCCCCTCCCACACCTTCTAGAAGGAGAACCATATTCTCTCTTCAAGCAgatgaatgaagaagaagaagcacagATTGATTTGCAGATGAGCCCCATGTATCCCTCAAACATGTCCATGTCCTTTATGATCGAGGGGCAGCCGTTAGGCAAAGAGGCTTCACCAAAG AGCTCTGTGTCCACCTCACATCGCCTCTATAAAGTCATTCTTGTGGGCAACTCAAGTGTTGGTAAAACTGCTTTACTACACCGGTTCTGCGATGGTCATTTCAATGCAAACACAACAGCCACTGTGG GCATTGACTACAGCGTGCAGACTCTGAATCTGGGGGACTGCCATGTGGTTCTGCAGTTGTGGGACACTGCAGGACAAGAAAG ATTTCGAAGCATCACCAAACAGTTTTTCCGCAAGGCTGATGGCGTGGTGGTGGTCTACGACATCACTCAGCGTGTCAGCTTTAAGGCTGTGCAATCCTGGCTGGTGAGCATAGAGGAAACAGCAGGGGAACAGGTTCCCATCATGCTTCTGGGCAACAAATCAGACAAGGAGAGAATGAGACAGGTGGAGACTGGGGAAGGGAAAAAGCTTGCGAAG GAAACACGTTTGTTGTTTTATGAGTGCAGTGCTTATACAGGCTACAATGTGCAAGAGGCTTTCATACACCTTACCAG AGTGCTAAAAGAGCAGGAGGACAGAGTTCGGGAGAGCACAGTGAAGCTGGGGGCCCAGTCAGTGAAGAATAAAAGCTGCTGCatgtga
- the cracr2ab gene encoding EF-hand calcium-binding domain-containing protein 4B isoform X2: MSALLNQQAMKFGNKPELEMMKGLERRGSDLEPALLLEKINEFFQTCDSEGKGYITPTDMRRLSKELPLSAEELENVFDSLDLDGNGYLTLEEFSSGFSKFLQGRRMSQTADQLTGLSKDYPEVLYQNDPQDYEEEKHFNTLMESLGASKIFEDPSEVRTLWIQLRKDEPHLLYNFEDFLARVTSQIRLAQQEKREMESALKKKAATHNGEIQQLYEEMEQQIKNEKDKLSHKAFRSQDLQQQLSSKEQELECLFLTQRRLEQQCQELHTEHQESQLQNIKLKMTNEELSRKLEHTCHELSLAQEQLAKLQERGLRQQQEKDMEAYRITERLQREKQNLDNQLDLLREMNTQLRDEKDSLKCSNLLKKNILEQGQASISTAHSHRKQTTESEADTEVTQHPSSNRKTSSYSSNQHSASEDEKIMRVAKHTTSADISTTENLDTSALDSRFHRLISIEEDPLPHLLEGEPYSLFKQMNEEEEAQIDLQMSPMYPSNMSMSFMIEGQPLGKEASPKSSVSTSHRLYKVILVGNSSVGKTALLHRFCDGHFNANTTATVGIDYSVQTLNLGDCHVVLQLWDTAGQERFRSITKQFFRKADGVVVVYDITQRVSFKAVQSWLVSIEETAGEQVPIMLLGNKSDKERMRQVETGEGKKLAKETRLLFYECSAYTGYNVQEAFIHLTRVLKEQEDRVRESTVKLGAQSVKNKSCCM; encoded by the exons ATGTCTGCACTCCTGAATCAACAGGCCATGAAATTCGGCAATAAACCTGAACTTGAAATGATGAAAGgtctggagagaaggggatCAGACTTGGAACCTGCTTTACTGCTGGAGAAGATTAATGAATTCTTCCAGACCTGTGACAGTGAAGGAAAGGGTTACATAACGCCCACTGATATGAGG AGGTTGAGCAAAGAATTACCACTCTCTGCAGAAGAACTGGAGAATGTCTTTGACTCATTAGACTTGGATGGAAATGGCTACCTTACTCTAGAAGAGTTCTCCTCGGGATTCA GCAAATTTCTGCAGGGACGTAGAATGAGCCAGACAGCTGATCAGCTCACAGGTCTGTCAAAGGACTATCCAGAAGTTCTATATCAGAACGATCCACAGgattatgaggaagaaaaacacTTCAACACACTGATGGAAAGCCTAGGCGCTAGCAAAATCTTTGAAGA TCCTAGTGAAGTGCGCACTCTGTGGATACAGCTAAGAAAAGACGAGCCTCATCTCTTGTATAACTTTGAGGATTTCCTGGCTCGAGTCACATCGCAGATCAGACTGGCCCAACAAGAAAAAAGGGAGATGGAAAGTGCCTTGAAAAA GAAAGCTGCAACACACAATGGTGAAATCCAGCAGTTGTACGAGGAAATGGAGCAACAGATAAAAAATGAGAAAGATAAACTGAGTCACAAG GCCTTCAGAAGTCAGGATCTGCAACAGCAGCTGAGCAGCAAAGAGCAAGAACTTGAGTGTCTTTTCCTTACACAGAGAAGG TTGGAGCAACAGTGTCAAGAGTTGCACACTGAACACCAGGAGAGTCAGTTGCAGAacataaaactgaaaatgacCAATGAGGAGCTCTCACGCAAGCTGGAACACACCTGTCATGAGCTTTCATTGGCACAGGAGCAATTGGCCAAACTGCAGGAGCGAGGCTTGAGACAGCAGCAAGAAAAAGATAT GGAGGCCTACAGAATCacagagagactgcagagaGAGAAGCAAAACCTAGATAATCAACTAGACCTGCTCAG AGAAATGAATACACAATTAAGAGATGAAAAAGACTCTTtg AAATGCAGcaatttgttgaaaaaaaacatccttgAACAGGGACAAGCCTCAATCTCTACTGCTCATTCTCACAGGAAGCAGACTACAGAAAG TGAGGCTGATACAGAAGTGACTCAGCACCCTTCCAGCAACAGGAAGACCTCATCTTACAGCTCTAACCAGCACTCTGCCTCTGAAGATGAAAAGATAATGAGAGTTGCCAAGCATACTACGAGTGCAGATATCTCAACCACTGAGAACCTTGACACCAGTGCTCTGGATTCTCGATTCCACAGGCTTATTTCCATCGAGGAGGACCCCCTCCCACACCTTCTAGAAGGAGAACCATATTCTCTCTTCAAGCAgatgaatgaagaagaagaagcacagATTGATTTGCAGATGAGCCCCATGTATCCCTCAAACATGTCCATGTCCTTTATGATCGAGGGGCAGCCGTTAGGCAAAGAGGCTTCACCAAAG AGCTCTGTGTCCACCTCACATCGCCTCTATAAAGTCATTCTTGTGGGCAACTCAAGTGTTGGTAAAACTGCTTTACTACACCGGTTCTGCGATGGTCATTTCAATGCAAACACAACAGCCACTGTGG GCATTGACTACAGCGTGCAGACTCTGAATCTGGGGGACTGCCATGTGGTTCTGCAGTTGTGGGACACTGCAGGACAAGAAAG ATTTCGAAGCATCACCAAACAGTTTTTCCGCAAGGCTGATGGCGTGGTGGTGGTCTACGACATCACTCAGCGTGTCAGCTTTAAGGCTGTGCAATCCTGGCTGGTGAGCATAGAGGAAACAGCAGGGGAACAGGTTCCCATCATGCTTCTGGGCAACAAATCAGACAAGGAGAGAATGAGACAGGTGGAGACTGGGGAAGGGAAAAAGCTTGCGAAG GAAACACGTTTGTTGTTTTATGAGTGCAGTGCTTATACAGGCTACAATGTGCAAGAGGCTTTCATACACCTTACCAG AGTGCTAAAAGAGCAGGAGGACAGAGTTCGGGAGAGCACAGTGAAGCTGGGGGCCCAGTCAGTGAAGAATAAAAGCTGCTGCatgtga
- the cracr2ab gene encoding EF-hand calcium-binding domain-containing protein 4B isoform X4, translating to MSALLNQQAMKFGNKPELEMMKGLERRGSDLEPALLLEKINEFFQTCDSEGKGYITPTDMRRLSKELPLSAEELENVFDSLDLDGNGYLTLEEFSSGFSKFLQGRRMSQTADQLTGLSKDYPEVLYQNDPQDYEEEKHFNTLMESLGASKIFEDPSEVRTLWIQLRKDEPHLLYNFEDFLARVTSQIRLAQQEKREMESALKKKAATHNGEIQQLYEEMEQQIKNEKDKLSHKAFRSQDLQQQLSSKEQELECLFLTQRRLEQQCQELHTEHQESQLQNIKLKMTNEELSRKLEHTCHELSLAQEQLAKLQERGLRQQQEKDMEAYRITERLQREKQNLDNQLDLLREMNTQLRDEKDSLGQASISTAHSHRKQTTESEADTEVTQHPSSNRKTSSYSSNQHSASEDEKIMRVAKHTTSADISTTENLDTSALDSRFHRLISIEEDPLPHLLEGEPYSLFKQMNEEEEAQIDLQMSPMYPSNMSMSFMIEGQPLGKEASPKSSVSTSHRLYKVILVGNSSVGKTALLHRFCDGHFNANTTATVGIDYSVQTLNLGDCHVVLQLWDTAGQERFRSITKQFFRKADGVVVVYDITQRVSFKAVQSWLVSIEETAGEQVPIMLLGNKSDKERMRQVETGEGKKLAKETRLLFYECSAYTGYNVQEAFIHLTRVLKEQEDRVRESTVKLGAQSVKNKSCCM from the exons ATGTCTGCACTCCTGAATCAACAGGCCATGAAATTCGGCAATAAACCTGAACTTGAAATGATGAAAGgtctggagagaaggggatCAGACTTGGAACCTGCTTTACTGCTGGAGAAGATTAATGAATTCTTCCAGACCTGTGACAGTGAAGGAAAGGGTTACATAACGCCCACTGATATGAGG AGGTTGAGCAAAGAATTACCACTCTCTGCAGAAGAACTGGAGAATGTCTTTGACTCATTAGACTTGGATGGAAATGGCTACCTTACTCTAGAAGAGTTCTCCTCGGGATTCA GCAAATTTCTGCAGGGACGTAGAATGAGCCAGACAGCTGATCAGCTCACAGGTCTGTCAAAGGACTATCCAGAAGTTCTATATCAGAACGATCCACAGgattatgaggaagaaaaacacTTCAACACACTGATGGAAAGCCTAGGCGCTAGCAAAATCTTTGAAGA TCCTAGTGAAGTGCGCACTCTGTGGATACAGCTAAGAAAAGACGAGCCTCATCTCTTGTATAACTTTGAGGATTTCCTGGCTCGAGTCACATCGCAGATCAGACTGGCCCAACAAGAAAAAAGGGAGATGGAAAGTGCCTTGAAAAA GAAAGCTGCAACACACAATGGTGAAATCCAGCAGTTGTACGAGGAAATGGAGCAACAGATAAAAAATGAGAAAGATAAACTGAGTCACAAG GCCTTCAGAAGTCAGGATCTGCAACAGCAGCTGAGCAGCAAAGAGCAAGAACTTGAGTGTCTTTTCCTTACACAGAGAAGG TTGGAGCAACAGTGTCAAGAGTTGCACACTGAACACCAGGAGAGTCAGTTGCAGAacataaaactgaaaatgacCAATGAGGAGCTCTCACGCAAGCTGGAACACACCTGTCATGAGCTTTCATTGGCACAGGAGCAATTGGCCAAACTGCAGGAGCGAGGCTTGAGACAGCAGCAAGAAAAAGATAT GGAGGCCTACAGAATCacagagagactgcagagaGAGAAGCAAAACCTAGATAATCAACTAGACCTGCTCAG AGAAATGAATACACAATTAAGAGATGAAAAAGACTCTTtg GGACAAGCCTCAATCTCTACTGCTCATTCTCACAGGAAGCAGACTACAGAAAG TGAGGCTGATACAGAAGTGACTCAGCACCCTTCCAGCAACAGGAAGACCTCATCTTACAGCTCTAACCAGCACTCTGCCTCTGAAGATGAAAAGATAATGAGAGTTGCCAAGCATACTACGAGTGCAGATATCTCAACCACTGAGAACCTTGACACCAGTGCTCTGGATTCTCGATTCCACAGGCTTATTTCCATCGAGGAGGACCCCCTCCCACACCTTCTAGAAGGAGAACCATATTCTCTCTTCAAGCAgatgaatgaagaagaagaagcacagATTGATTTGCAGATGAGCCCCATGTATCCCTCAAACATGTCCATGTCCTTTATGATCGAGGGGCAGCCGTTAGGCAAAGAGGCTTCACCAAAG AGCTCTGTGTCCACCTCACATCGCCTCTATAAAGTCATTCTTGTGGGCAACTCAAGTGTTGGTAAAACTGCTTTACTACACCGGTTCTGCGATGGTCATTTCAATGCAAACACAACAGCCACTGTGG GCATTGACTACAGCGTGCAGACTCTGAATCTGGGGGACTGCCATGTGGTTCTGCAGTTGTGGGACACTGCAGGACAAGAAAG ATTTCGAAGCATCACCAAACAGTTTTTCCGCAAGGCTGATGGCGTGGTGGTGGTCTACGACATCACTCAGCGTGTCAGCTTTAAGGCTGTGCAATCCTGGCTGGTGAGCATAGAGGAAACAGCAGGGGAACAGGTTCCCATCATGCTTCTGGGCAACAAATCAGACAAGGAGAGAATGAGACAGGTGGAGACTGGGGAAGGGAAAAAGCTTGCGAAG GAAACACGTTTGTTGTTTTATGAGTGCAGTGCTTATACAGGCTACAATGTGCAAGAGGCTTTCATACACCTTACCAG AGTGCTAAAAGAGCAGGAGGACAGAGTTCGGGAGAGCACAGTGAAGCTGGGGGCCCAGTCAGTGAAGAATAAAAGCTGCTGCatgtga
- the prmt8b gene encoding LOW QUALITY PROTEIN: protein arginine N-methyltransferase 8-B (The sequence of the model RefSeq protein was modified relative to this genomic sequence to represent the inferred CDS: inserted 1 base in 1 codon) translates to MGLRHSSRCLLLRRKMAEAESSEQKQQQRQQSSGNPPSLQPPPVPKPMASVHHVPRPPHTPHVSALSTCPGRGKMAKLLNPEEMTSRDYYFDSYAHFGIHEEMLKDEVRTLTYRNSMYHNKHIFKDKIVLDVGSGTGILSMFAAKAGAKHVYGIECSSISEYSEKIIKSNHLDNVITILKGKVEETELPVDQVDIIVSEWMGYCLFYESMLKTVIXARDKWLKPGGFMFPDRATLHVVAIEDRQYKDFKIHWWENVYGFDMTCIRNVAMMEPLVDIVDPKQVVTNSCLIKEVDIYTVKLEDLAFTSAFCLQIQRNDYIHALVTYFNIEFTKCHKKTGFSTAPDAPSTHWKQTVFYLEDYLTVRRGEEILGSIAVKPNENNERDLDFTFELDFKGQLCDAAISHDYKMR, encoded by the exons ATGGGACTGAGGCACTCATCACGGTGCCTGCTTCTGCGCAGAAAGATGGCGGAGGCTGAGAGCTCAGAG CAGAAGCAACAGCAGCGGCAGCAGAGCTCTGGCAATCCTCCTTCTTTACAGCCTCCCCCTGTGCCTAAGCCCATGGCCTCAGTTCATCATGTCCCTCGTCCCCCTCACACCCCACACGTCTCAGCACTGTCCACTTGCCCTGGACGTGGAAAAATGGCCAAACTTCTCAATCCAGAGGAAATGACCTCACGAGACTACTACTTTGACTCATACGCCCACTTTGGCATTCATGAG GAGATGTTAAAGGATGAGGTGAGAACACTGACCTACAGGAACTCCATGTaccataataaacacatttttaaggACAAGATTGTTCTAGATGTGGGCAGCGGGACAGGGATCCTCTCCATGTTTGCTGCTAAAGCTGGAGCCAAACACGTCTATGGG ATTGAATGCTCAAGTATATCAGAATACTCAGAGAAAATCATCAAATCCAACCACTTGGACAATG TTATTACCATACTTAAAGGGAAAGTGGAGGAGACAGAACTGCCTGTGGATCAGGTGGACATTATTGTCTCTGAATGGATGGGATACTGTCTTTTTTACGAGTCAATGCTGAAGACTGTCA TTGCCAGGGACAAATGGCTG AAGCCTGGAGGATTCATGTTTCCAGATAGAGCAACCCTACACGTGGTGGCAATAGAGGACAGACAATACAAAGACTTTAAAATCCACT GGTGGGAGAATGTTTATGGTTTTGACATGACCTGCATTCGCAACGTCGCCATGATGGAGCCACTGGTTGATATTGTGGACCCCAAACAAGTGGTGACCAACTCCTGCCTTATTAAG GAAGTGGATATCTACACAGTAAAGTTGGAAGATCTGGCCTTCACCTCAGCCTTTTGCCTGCAGATCCAGAGAAATGACTACATTCACGCTCTTGTCACCTATTTCAACATCGAGTTCACCAAGTGTCACAAGAAGACTGGCTTCTCCACAG CTCCTGATGCTCCGAGTACTCACTGGAAGCAGACAGTGTTTTACCTAGAGGATTACCTCACagtgaggagaggagaggaaatcCTGGGCAGCATCGCCGTCAAGCCCAATGAAAACAACGAG CGTGACTTGGACTTCACCTTTGAGCTGGATTTTAAGGGGCAACTTTGTGATGCAGCAATTTCTCATGACTACAAGATGCGATAG
- the cracr2ab gene encoding EF-hand calcium-binding domain-containing protein 4B isoform X3: MSALLNQQAMKFGNKPELEMMKGLERRGSDLEPALLLEKINEFFQTCDSEGKGYITPTDMRRLSKELPLSAEELENVFDSLDLDGNGYLTLEEFSSGFSKFLQGRRMSQTADQLTGLSKDYPEVLYQNDPQDYEEEKHFNTLMESLGASKIFEDPSEVRTLWIQLRKDEPHLLYNFEDFLARVTSQIRLAQQEKREMESALKKKAATHNGEIQQLYEEMEQQIKNEKDKLSHKAFRSQDLQQQLSSKEQELECLFLTQRRLEQQCQELHTEHQESQLQNIKLKMTNEELSRKLEHTCHELSLAQEQLAKLQERGLRQQQEKDMEAYRITERLQREKQNLDNQLDLLREMNTQLRDEKDSLGQASISTAHSHRKQTTESSEADTEVTQHPSSNRKTSSYSSNQHSASEDEKIMRVAKHTTSADISTTENLDTSALDSRFHRLISIEEDPLPHLLEGEPYSLFKQMNEEEEAQIDLQMSPMYPSNMSMSFMIEGQPLGKEASPKSSVSTSHRLYKVILVGNSSVGKTALLHRFCDGHFNANTTATVGIDYSVQTLNLGDCHVVLQLWDTAGQERFRSITKQFFRKADGVVVVYDITQRVSFKAVQSWLVSIEETAGEQVPIMLLGNKSDKERMRQVETGEGKKLAKETRLLFYECSAYTGYNVQEAFIHLTRVLKEQEDRVRESTVKLGAQSVKNKSCCM; this comes from the exons ATGTCTGCACTCCTGAATCAACAGGCCATGAAATTCGGCAATAAACCTGAACTTGAAATGATGAAAGgtctggagagaaggggatCAGACTTGGAACCTGCTTTACTGCTGGAGAAGATTAATGAATTCTTCCAGACCTGTGACAGTGAAGGAAAGGGTTACATAACGCCCACTGATATGAGG AGGTTGAGCAAAGAATTACCACTCTCTGCAGAAGAACTGGAGAATGTCTTTGACTCATTAGACTTGGATGGAAATGGCTACCTTACTCTAGAAGAGTTCTCCTCGGGATTCA GCAAATTTCTGCAGGGACGTAGAATGAGCCAGACAGCTGATCAGCTCACAGGTCTGTCAAAGGACTATCCAGAAGTTCTATATCAGAACGATCCACAGgattatgaggaagaaaaacacTTCAACACACTGATGGAAAGCCTAGGCGCTAGCAAAATCTTTGAAGA TCCTAGTGAAGTGCGCACTCTGTGGATACAGCTAAGAAAAGACGAGCCTCATCTCTTGTATAACTTTGAGGATTTCCTGGCTCGAGTCACATCGCAGATCAGACTGGCCCAACAAGAAAAAAGGGAGATGGAAAGTGCCTTGAAAAA GAAAGCTGCAACACACAATGGTGAAATCCAGCAGTTGTACGAGGAAATGGAGCAACAGATAAAAAATGAGAAAGATAAACTGAGTCACAAG GCCTTCAGAAGTCAGGATCTGCAACAGCAGCTGAGCAGCAAAGAGCAAGAACTTGAGTGTCTTTTCCTTACACAGAGAAGG TTGGAGCAACAGTGTCAAGAGTTGCACACTGAACACCAGGAGAGTCAGTTGCAGAacataaaactgaaaatgacCAATGAGGAGCTCTCACGCAAGCTGGAACACACCTGTCATGAGCTTTCATTGGCACAGGAGCAATTGGCCAAACTGCAGGAGCGAGGCTTGAGACAGCAGCAAGAAAAAGATAT GGAGGCCTACAGAATCacagagagactgcagagaGAGAAGCAAAACCTAGATAATCAACTAGACCTGCTCAG AGAAATGAATACACAATTAAGAGATGAAAAAGACTCTTtg GGACAAGCCTCAATCTCTACTGCTCATTCTCACAGGAAGCAGACTACAGAAAG TAGTGAGGCTGATACAGAAGTGACTCAGCACCCTTCCAGCAACAGGAAGACCTCATCTTACAGCTCTAACCAGCACTCTGCCTCTGAAGATGAAAAGATAATGAGAGTTGCCAAGCATACTACGAGTGCAGATATCTCAACCACTGAGAACCTTGACACCAGTGCTCTGGATTCTCGATTCCACAGGCTTATTTCCATCGAGGAGGACCCCCTCCCACACCTTCTAGAAGGAGAACCATATTCTCTCTTCAAGCAgatgaatgaagaagaagaagcacagATTGATTTGCAGATGAGCCCCATGTATCCCTCAAACATGTCCATGTCCTTTATGATCGAGGGGCAGCCGTTAGGCAAAGAGGCTTCACCAAAG AGCTCTGTGTCCACCTCACATCGCCTCTATAAAGTCATTCTTGTGGGCAACTCAAGTGTTGGTAAAACTGCTTTACTACACCGGTTCTGCGATGGTCATTTCAATGCAAACACAACAGCCACTGTGG GCATTGACTACAGCGTGCAGACTCTGAATCTGGGGGACTGCCATGTGGTTCTGCAGTTGTGGGACACTGCAGGACAAGAAAG ATTTCGAAGCATCACCAAACAGTTTTTCCGCAAGGCTGATGGCGTGGTGGTGGTCTACGACATCACTCAGCGTGTCAGCTTTAAGGCTGTGCAATCCTGGCTGGTGAGCATAGAGGAAACAGCAGGGGAACAGGTTCCCATCATGCTTCTGGGCAACAAATCAGACAAGGAGAGAATGAGACAGGTGGAGACTGGGGAAGGGAAAAAGCTTGCGAAG GAAACACGTTTGTTGTTTTATGAGTGCAGTGCTTATACAGGCTACAATGTGCAAGAGGCTTTCATACACCTTACCAG AGTGCTAAAAGAGCAGGAGGACAGAGTTCGGGAGAGCACAGTGAAGCTGGGGGCCCAGTCAGTGAAGAATAAAAGCTGCTGCatgtga
- the ccdc59 gene encoding thyroid transcription factor 1-associated protein 26 homolog — translation MAPVNPHLKGKASFKGKNTKINNADRHPSAAHKKKKTWNPGNKFFQGSLQEGKGFAFQRKQKVQQEYKKILRKEKWRLKDSKPKLEEEYPEHLKHLYLAEQEKLIKEEQLNRARRRKGRNVDAEEEEEEESVLSNSVTSPENSAASFNKEPQTSLIESSVQDQLRKNKWKKMSSNQKMIEEYKRKNEERERKREEYLKDKAQREEALKKYKEKKMATYQLLKKKTKKGQPNLNLQMELLLQKIQAQRK, via the exons ATGGCACCCGTGAATCCACATTTAAAAGGAAAAGCTTCATTCAAGGGGAAAAACACGAAGATAAATAATGCAGATCGCCATCCGTCAGCGGctcataaaaagaagaaaacatggAATCCAGGGAATAAGTTTTTTCAGGGAAGTTTACAAGAAG GGAAGGGCTTTGCCTTCCAGAGGAAGCAAAAAGTACAACAAGAATACAAGAAAATTCTGCGAAAGGAGAAATGGAGACTGAAGGACTCCAAGCCGAAGCTAGAAGAGGAATACCCAGAGCATCTGAAGCACCTTTACTTGGCCGAACAGGAGAAACTGATCAAAGAGGAGCAGCTGAACAGAGCTCGTAGGAGGAAAGGAAGAAATGTTGAtgcagaagaagaggaggaggaggagtctgTCCTTTCTAACTCGGTCACAAGCCCTGAGAACTCTGCTGCTTCATTTAATAAAGAACCACAGACATCACTGATTGAGAG TTCTGTTCAGGATCAACTcaggaaaaataaatggaagaaaATGTCTTCTAACCAGAAGATGATCGAGGAGTATAAAAGGAAAAACGAGGAGCGAGAACGGAAAAGAGAG GAATACTTGAAAGACAAAGCACAGAGGGAGGAGGCTCTGAAGAAGtacaaggaaaagaaaatggccACATATCAGCTCCTGAAGAAGAAAACCAAAAAGGGTCAACCAAACCTAAATCTGCAGATGGAGCTGCTGCTTCAGAAAATCCAGGCTCAGCGGAAATAA